Proteins from a single region of Caldilineales bacterium:
- a CDS encoding dipeptidase — MHPLHHHAFVFDGHCDTLAWTLPGPLQRDLRQWGQASALDLPRLRAGGVNCQVFACFPGEARITVGATSAALQRLEGLYTLIDLAPDQITLIRTRADLDALHPGGPIGAILGLEGSEALEGTISLLRTFHRLGLRLLGLAWNPRNAACDGVLAGGAYGLTDFGREVVTTANRLGIVIDVSHLNAAGVEEVLEISQHPVIASHSNARALFDHPRNLTDAQIQAIAGQGGVVGATFVAEFMTANLHEATFDHFLAHLEHILDLAGPEHVGLGSDYDGATICRGLESGERYPLVTEALLARGYPETTIRAILGENLRRVFRQVLPAA, encoded by the coding sequence ATGCACCCCCTCCACCACCACGCCTTCGTCTTCGACGGCCACTGCGACACCCTGGCCTGGACCCTCCCCGGCCCTCTCCAGCGCGACCTGCGGCAGTGGGGCCAGGCCAGCGCCCTCGACCTGCCCCGGCTGCGCGCCGGTGGCGTCAACTGCCAGGTCTTTGCCTGCTTCCCCGGCGAAGCGCGCATCACCGTCGGCGCGACCAGCGCCGCGCTTCAGCGTTTGGAAGGACTCTACACCCTCATCGACCTCGCCCCCGACCAGATCACCCTCATCCGCACCCGCGCCGACCTGGACGCCCTCCACCCTGGCGGCCCCATCGGCGCCATCCTGGGGCTGGAAGGCAGCGAAGCCCTGGAAGGAACCATCTCCCTGCTCCGCACCTTCCACCGCCTGGGCCTGCGGCTGTTGGGCCTGGCCTGGAACCCGCGCAACGCCGCTTGCGATGGCGTCCTGGCCGGCGGCGCCTACGGCCTGACCGACTTTGGCCGCGAAGTCGTGACCACCGCCAACCGCCTCGGCATCGTCATCGACGTCTCGCATCTCAACGCCGCTGGCGTGGAGGAAGTGCTCGAGATCAGTCAGCATCCCGTCATCGCCAGCCACTCCAACGCTCGCGCCCTTTTCGACCATCCCCGCAACCTCACCGACGCCCAAATCCAGGCCATCGCCGGGCAAGGCGGCGTTGTCGGCGCCACCTTCGTGGCTGAATTCATGACCGCCAACCTGCACGAAGCCACCTTCGACCATTTCCTCGCCCATCTCGAACACATCCTCGACCTGGCCGGCCCTGAACACGTCGGCCTCGGCTCTGATTACGACGGCGCCACCATCTGCCGCGGCCTCGAAAGCGGCGAGCGTTACCCCCTCGTCACCGAAGCCCTCCTGGCCCGCGGCTACCCCGAAACGACGATCCGTGCTATCCTGGGCGAGAACCTGCGCCGGGTCTTCCGCCAGGTCCTGCCCGCCGCCTGA
- a CDS encoding DUF1992 domain-containing protein gives MPPLNICHHNSHPIIGKTAPAHRAGASFHLTKTMDDEPKRKRTDQTWESWIEEKIRAAQEQGQFDNLPGAGKPLPDRRNPFLPADRQIAYDLLQGSGHTLGWIDDANEIDRRLAAARQRLRQDHAWYQQALANAAPAQRPALDAAWERHRQTFAQELAAINRLIDDFNLKAPLGQLHKLRLILADELATLPPP, from the coding sequence ATGCCCCCCCTCAACATTTGTCACCACAACTCGCACCCTATCATCGGCAAGACCGCCCCCGCCCACAGAGCGGGGGCTTCTTTTCATCTGACCAAGACGATGGACGACGAACCCAAACGCAAACGCACCGACCAGACCTGGGAAAGCTGGATCGAAGAAAAAATCCGCGCCGCCCAGGAACAAGGCCAATTCGACAACCTGCCCGGCGCTGGCAAGCCCTTGCCCGACCGCCGCAACCCCTTCCTCCCGGCTGATCGGCAGATCGCCTACGACCTCTTGCAGGGCAGCGGCCACACGCTGGGCTGGATCGACGACGCCAACGAGATCGACCGCCGCCTCGCCGCCGCCCGCCAGCGCCTCCGCCAGGACCATGCCTGGTATCAGCAGGCCCTCGCCAACGCCGCCCCCGCCCAACGCCCGGCCCTCGACGCCGCCTGGGAGCGCCACCGCCAGACCTTTGCCCAGGAACTCGCCGCCATCAACCGCCTGATCGACGACTTCAACCTCAAGGCCCCCCTCGGCCAGCTCCACAAACTCCGCCTCATCCTCGCCGACGAACTCGCCACCCTCCCCCCTCCCTGA
- a CDS encoding DUF4013 domain-containing protein: protein MDIGKSISFVFEDKKWLEKILIGGLIVLATILFSWTIIGAIVGAGLLYGYMIELVRNVRRGDDLPMPEWDNWGEKIVLGIKYGILLIVWSLPILLITLPLILLSAIVGDSDAANVLGLAWTCFACLSILYGILILVATPAITIFFAERGDITDGLKFGDILRFTRQYIGDIIIAVIVILAVGIVAEIAGLLLCGIGLLFTSVWSTLVQGHLYGQIGRKEAGALVPSGGPAFVPPLPPSGGSRYDLTPDSIMPGVGEIASDVQSGAQQAVNAVQDLGESVSETVSETVSDK from the coding sequence ATGGACATCGGCAAATCCATCTCCTTTGTCTTCGAAGACAAGAAATGGCTGGAAAAGATCCTCATCGGCGGCCTCATCGTCTTGGCCACCATCCTTTTCTCCTGGACGATCATCGGCGCCATCGTCGGCGCCGGCCTGCTCTACGGCTACATGATCGAACTCGTCCGCAACGTCCGCCGCGGCGATGACCTCCCCATGCCCGAATGGGACAACTGGGGCGAGAAGATCGTCCTCGGCATCAAGTACGGCATCCTTCTCATCGTCTGGTCGCTGCCGATCCTGCTGATCACCCTGCCCCTGATCCTCCTCTCGGCCATCGTTGGCGATTCTGACGCTGCCAACGTCCTCGGCCTCGCCTGGACGTGCTTCGCCTGTCTGTCCATCCTCTACGGCATCCTCATCCTGGTGGCCACCCCTGCCATCACCATCTTCTTCGCCGAACGCGGCGACATCACCGATGGCCTCAAATTCGGCGATATCCTCCGCTTCACCCGCCAGTACATCGGCGACATCATCATCGCCGTCATCGTCATCCTGGCCGTTGGCATCGTCGCCGAGATCGCCGGCCTCCTCCTCTGTGGCATCGGCCTCCTCTTCACCTCGGTTTGGTCCACACTCGTCCAGGGCCATCTCTACGGCCAGATCGGCCGCAAAGAGGCCGGCGCCCTCGTCCCCTCCGGTGGCCCTGCCTTCGTCCCGCCCCTCCCGCCCTCCGGCGGCTCTCGCTACGACCTCACCCCCGATAGCATCATGCCCGGCGTCGGCGAGATCGCCAGCGATGTGCAATCCGGCGCCCAGCAGGCCGTCAATGCCGTCCAAGACCTGGGCGAAAGCGTGAGCGAAACCGTAAGCGAGACAGTATCGGACAAGTGA